The following are from one region of the Sandaracinus amylolyticus genome:
- a CDS encoding DNA gyrase inhibitor YacG, which yields MTPSCPICHRALPAPDQNPTHPFCSARCKLIDLGNWLDGAYRIAGPSAFVENDAAFAENADGENAPS from the coding sequence ATGACCCCGAGCTGTCCCATCTGTCATCGCGCGTTGCCGGCGCCGGACCAGAACCCGACGCACCCGTTCTGCTCCGCGCGCTGCAAGCTCATCGACCTCGGCAACTGGCTCGACGGCGCGTACCGCATCGCCGGACCGAGCGCGTTCGTCGAGAACGACGCTGCGTTTGCCGAGAACGCCGACGGCGAGAACGCGCCCTCGTAG